The following coding sequences lie in one Klebsiella huaxiensis genomic window:
- a CDS encoding aldo/keto reductase: MMTRPLGKTGFSIAPLVFGGNVFGWTIDEKTSFAILDAFVDHGFDAIDTADVYSRWADGNQGGESEAIIGRWLQARPGMRDKVKIFTKVGSDLGLPGHKGLKKAWIQQAVEDSLRRLNTDYIDLYFSHWPDPETPVAETLDAFQALQQAGKIRAMGASNLDAQQLSSALEVSRKSGLPAWQVLQPEYNLYHRSAFEGALCDLCISRDIGVVTYYSLASGFLTGKYRQQSDLAQSQRGGGIGKYLNPRGLRIVDTLVEVAEQQNAKPAEVALAWLMSREGVTAPIASATSIAQVESFARAAALNLRAEQLARLDTASA; encoded by the coding sequence ATGATGACACGTCCCTTGGGCAAAACCGGATTTTCCATCGCCCCGCTGGTGTTTGGCGGCAACGTTTTTGGCTGGACCATCGATGAAAAAACCAGTTTTGCCATTCTTGATGCGTTTGTAGACCACGGCTTTGATGCTATCGACACGGCGGATGTTTACTCCCGCTGGGCGGATGGTAACCAGGGCGGCGAGTCCGAAGCCATTATCGGTCGCTGGCTGCAGGCGCGGCCAGGCATGCGCGATAAGGTGAAAATTTTCACTAAAGTCGGTTCCGATTTAGGCCTTCCCGGCCATAAAGGACTGAAAAAAGCCTGGATCCAGCAGGCGGTGGAAGATTCGCTGCGCCGCCTGAACACCGATTATATCGACCTTTACTTTTCCCACTGGCCGGACCCGGAAACCCCGGTTGCCGAAACCCTCGACGCGTTCCAGGCCTTACAGCAGGCGGGAAAAATCCGCGCGATGGGGGCCTCGAACCTTGATGCACAGCAGCTTTCGAGCGCCCTGGAAGTCTCGCGCAAAAGCGGTCTACCGGCCTGGCAGGTGCTGCAACCGGAATACAATCTTTATCATCGTTCGGCCTTTGAAGGCGCGCTCTGCGACCTGTGCATCAGCCGCGATATCGGCGTGGTGACCTACTACAGCCTGGCATCTGGCTTCCTGACCGGTAAATACCGTCAGCAGTCCGATCTGGCGCAAAGCCAGCGCGGCGGCGGCATAGGTAAATACCTCAATCCGCGCGGGCTGCGTATCGTCGATACTCTGGTTGAGGTGGCGGAACAACAGAATGCTAAACCTGCCGAAGTCGCGCTAGCCTGGCTAATGAGTCGTGAAGGCGTAACGGCCCCGATTGCCAGCGCCACCAGTATCGCTCAGGTGGAGAGCTTTGCCCGTGCCGCTGCGTTGAACCTCCGCGCTGAACAGCTGGCGCGTCTGGATACCGCCAGCGCGTAG
- a CDS encoding YncE family protein: MKYTLPALALAISAVLSGCAATHTSPISQPVVEQKAETAVQPLKRELAEGLYEMALSPKGDALYVASAEGFKDVQGGAVYKLDPATLKTIGMTHTDLKNFAVQLSPDGSTLFVTNSLDGGISAIDTANGKVQKRLLFSERNKEGFPYGARQILLLNNTLYVGAVADPAQIWVVDADTLKLKTRIKNTGKWMTGLHYSAQTERLYAANGGGEILVINPRDNRIEHRWKPLGDKPALLLNIAEDSATGRLFVTDNSKAKTTLVLDIHSGKVIKQLEVGDSLAVQFNPKRNEIYISQRESGKVISLDGTSYALKKSWDIPANPNSLLISADGQTLFVTVKQPFNKDHSTKGPDSVVRIDLTAK, from the coding sequence ATGAAATACACTCTCCCGGCGTTGGCGCTGGCTATCTCTGCGGTCTTAAGCGGCTGCGCCGCGACTCACACCTCTCCCATTTCTCAACCTGTTGTCGAACAAAAAGCGGAAACCGCCGTACAGCCGCTCAAACGCGAGCTGGCGGAAGGCTTGTATGAAATGGCACTCAGTCCGAAAGGCGATGCGCTGTACGTTGCCAGCGCTGAAGGCTTTAAAGATGTGCAGGGCGGCGCGGTGTACAAGCTGGATCCGGCAACCCTGAAAACTATCGGCATGACCCACACCGATCTGAAAAACTTTGCCGTACAGCTCAGCCCTGACGGCAGTACGCTGTTTGTCACCAACTCGCTGGATGGCGGCATTAGCGCTATCGACACGGCCAACGGCAAAGTCCAAAAACGCCTGCTGTTTAGCGAACGCAATAAAGAAGGTTTCCCGTACGGTGCGCGTCAAATCCTGCTGCTCAATAACACCCTTTACGTTGGCGCAGTCGCCGATCCGGCGCAAATCTGGGTGGTCGATGCCGACACCCTGAAGCTGAAAACGCGGATTAAAAATACCGGCAAATGGATGACCGGCCTGCACTATTCCGCACAAACCGAACGGCTGTACGCGGCAAACGGCGGCGGTGAAATTCTGGTGATTAACCCGCGCGATAACCGTATCGAACACCGCTGGAAGCCGCTGGGCGATAAACCGGCGCTGCTGCTGAACATTGCTGAAGATAGCGCCACCGGTCGTCTGTTCGTCACCGATAACTCCAAAGCTAAAACCACCCTGGTACTCGATATTCACAGCGGTAAGGTGATTAAGCAACTGGAGGTAGGCGACTCGCTGGCGGTGCAGTTCAATCCTAAGCGCAACGAGATTTATATCTCCCAGCGCGAATCTGGCAAAGTTATCAGCCTCGATGGCACCAGCTACGCGCTGAAAAAGTCGTGGGATATTCCGGCTAACCCTAACAGCCTGCTGATTTCCGCTGACGGCCAGACGCTGTTTGTCACCGTTAAGCAGCCGTTCAACAAAGATCATTCGACGAAAGGGCCGGACAGCGTTGTCCGCATTGACCTGACCGCGAAATAA
- a CDS encoding ABC transporter substrate-binding protein has product MKKSLLLWVALMASTSALAAENKEIRFGVDPTFAPFEWKDPQGKLAGFDIDLGNAICEQLQAKCVWVESNFDGIIPALKARKFDAILSGMYMTEKRKEQIGFSDKLYNGPVFLVARKNTLAGNTVEQLKGKTIGVEQGSAQETYVNQHWRTAGINIVAYQGADRVVQDLESGRIDGAVLSGMMADYSFLQQPQGKDFAFVGGHLQDDKLFGAGAAIGLRKDDEALRQEINGAIAKILADGTYKKLAGKYFSFDVYSGT; this is encoded by the coding sequence ATGAAAAAATCTCTTCTGCTGTGGGTCGCGCTGATGGCCTCAACTTCAGCCCTGGCCGCAGAAAATAAGGAAATTCGCTTTGGCGTTGACCCGACTTTCGCGCCGTTTGAATGGAAAGACCCACAGGGTAAGCTGGCGGGTTTTGATATTGACCTCGGGAACGCGATTTGCGAGCAGCTCCAGGCGAAGTGCGTGTGGGTAGAAAGCAACTTCGACGGCATTATTCCGGCGCTGAAGGCGCGCAAGTTCGACGCGATCCTTTCCGGAATGTATATGACCGAGAAGCGTAAAGAGCAGATTGGCTTTAGCGATAAGCTGTATAACGGCCCGGTATTCCTTGTGGCGCGTAAAAACACGCTGGCCGGGAATACCGTCGAGCAGTTGAAGGGCAAAACCATCGGCGTAGAGCAGGGGTCGGCGCAGGAAACGTACGTCAACCAGCACTGGCGCACGGCGGGAATCAATATTGTTGCCTATCAGGGGGCGGATCGCGTGGTACAGGATTTGGAGTCCGGGCGTATTGATGGCGCGGTGCTTTCCGGGATGATGGCCGACTACAGCTTCCTGCAGCAGCCGCAGGGCAAAGATTTTGCTTTCGTTGGCGGGCATTTGCAGGACGACAAGCTGTTTGGCGCCGGGGCGGCGATTGGTCTGCGTAAAGACGATGAAGCCCTGCGTCAGGAAATTAACGGCGCGATTGCCAAAATTCTCGCCGACGGCACCTATAAAAAGCTAGCAGGGAAATATTTTAGCTTTGATGTCTATTCCGGGACATAA